The following coding sequences lie in one Spirosoma sp. KUDC1026 genomic window:
- a CDS encoding response regulator — MSASKRVLIAEDSSVIQNLARKILEFQNYDITAVKNGEQVLQILEKEDFSILLLDINMPVMDGMECVRRVRALPEKEKAAVPIVAITGNARNYTEEEFKTAGFNDVLVKPLNFDRLVEVVNQLTDK, encoded by the coding sequence ATGTCAGCTTCCAAACGCGTCCTGATTGCCGAAGACAGCTCTGTTATTCAAAACCTGGCCCGTAAAATCCTTGAGTTTCAGAACTACGATATCACAGCGGTCAAAAACGGCGAGCAGGTGTTGCAGATTCTGGAAAAAGAAGATTTCAGCATTTTACTGCTGGACATCAATATGCCCGTTATGGATGGCATGGAATGCGTTCGTCGCGTTCGGGCTCTTCCCGAGAAGGAAAAAGCAGCCGTTCCCATCGTGGCTATTACGGGAAACGCCCGTAACTATACCGAAGAAGAATTCAAAACCGCCGGTTTCAACGACGTACTGGTGAAGCCCCTCAACTTCGACCGTCTGGTGGAAGTAGTTAATCAATTAACGGACAAATAA
- a CDS encoding MBL fold metallo-hydrolase, translated as MIITLLGTGTSSGVPLIGCDCEVCRSVDFRDKRLRSSIHLAVDGRSIVVDTGPDFRQQVLRLNLKQLDAVLFTHEHKDHTAGMDEVRAYNFRSGQDMPIYARPSVLAQLQREFAYIFAENKYPGTPRIQVNEVDNEPFDVAGVRIIPIEVMHHKLPVYGYRIGDFTYLTDLNYISEQELTKVMGTKVLVLDALQRNSHISHFTLDQAVAVAQRVGAERTYFTHISHNLGLHHEVEKELPAGIRLGYDGMKIQV; from the coding sequence ATGATCATTACCTTGCTGGGAACGGGGACTTCGTCGGGCGTACCGTTGATTGGGTGCGACTGCGAGGTGTGTCGTTCTGTTGATTTTCGGGATAAACGACTGCGCTCGTCCATTCATCTGGCCGTCGATGGTCGGAGTATTGTCGTTGATACGGGCCCCGATTTCCGGCAGCAGGTTCTTCGCCTGAATCTCAAACAGCTCGACGCGGTGCTGTTCACGCATGAACACAAAGACCATACGGCGGGGATGGACGAAGTTCGGGCCTACAATTTCCGATCGGGGCAGGACATGCCCATCTACGCCCGGCCGTCGGTGCTGGCGCAGCTGCAGCGTGAGTTTGCCTACATTTTTGCCGAAAACAAATACCCCGGTACCCCCCGCATTCAGGTAAACGAAGTAGACAACGAACCGTTCGACGTAGCGGGTGTGCGGATTATTCCCATCGAGGTGATGCACCATAAGCTGCCGGTATATGGCTATCGGATCGGTGACTTTACGTACCTGACCGACCTGAACTATATCTCGGAGCAGGAACTGACCAAAGTGATGGGCACCAAAGTGCTGGTGCTGGACGCACTGCAACGCAATTCGCATATATCCCATTTTACGCTCGATCAGGCCGTTGCCGTAGCGCAGCGCGTGGGCGCCGAACGAACGTATTTTACCCACATCAGCCACAATCTCGGGCTGCACCACGAAGTCGAAAAGGAACTGCCCGCCGGTATCCGTCTCGGCTACGACGGCATGAAAATTCAGGTATAA
- a CDS encoding oxygenase MpaB family protein, translating into MSTRIKPARIFSDQLLSHYRQQGDPIADAVIESVVDEQGKGGLRSLMIWLADTQDFSTANQSASVQQFFAQNATLPGWANTGRMARGMAFFNKYVGPISLVLGCFSLPYCYLGADGAQVLWLTERIKNDTSQRLQETGEWLFAVNNPAEWRSTQAVLRTLKVRLIHAGARWFTRHSGRWNDDWGVPVNQEDMAGTNLAFSYVVLLGLRKAGITTTDQAEEDYLHHINVIASLNGLTDELIPDNLRQAYQLGQTIAKRQFRPSQAGAGLTKSLLEAITRQVAGDKPEATRNLVAGQMRFLMGDTYADLLDIPQAPLEKRLAGLLTRLPIFPLVAPAPTPGSRRG; encoded by the coding sequence ATGTCAACCCGTATCAAACCCGCCCGTATTTTCTCGGATCAACTGCTTAGTCATTATCGCCAGCAGGGTGACCCTATTGCCGATGCGGTGATTGAGTCTGTCGTGGACGAACAGGGCAAAGGGGGACTACGCTCGCTGATGATCTGGCTGGCCGATACGCAGGATTTTTCGACGGCTAATCAGTCTGCTTCCGTCCAGCAGTTTTTTGCCCAAAATGCTACGCTGCCCGGCTGGGCCAATACCGGTCGAATGGCGCGGGGCATGGCTTTCTTCAACAAATACGTTGGACCGATCAGCCTGGTTCTGGGTTGTTTTTCGCTGCCTTACTGTTACCTGGGAGCCGATGGTGCGCAGGTGCTCTGGTTAACCGAACGTATTAAGAACGATACGTCCCAACGGTTGCAGGAAACAGGCGAATGGCTCTTTGCCGTCAATAATCCAGCCGAATGGCGTTCAACTCAGGCGGTACTGCGCACCCTGAAAGTCCGGCTGATCCACGCTGGTGCGCGTTGGTTTACCCGACACTCAGGCCGCTGGAACGACGACTGGGGCGTCCCGGTCAACCAGGAGGACATGGCCGGTACGAACCTGGCGTTTTCGTACGTTGTGCTACTGGGACTACGTAAAGCGGGCATTACCACAACCGACCAGGCCGAAGAAGATTACCTGCATCACATCAACGTCATTGCGTCGCTGAACGGGCTTACCGACGAGCTGATTCCAGATAACCTTCGGCAGGCCTACCAGTTAGGGCAGACGATTGCCAAGCGCCAGTTTCGTCCGTCGCAGGCGGGCGCGGGGCTGACAAAATCGCTCCTGGAAGCCATCACCAGACAGGTCGCCGGCGACAAACCCGAAGCCACCCGGAACCTCGTGGCGGGCCAAATGCGTTTTCTGATGGGCGATACGTATGCCGACCTGCTCGATATACCCCAGGCGCCCCTTGAAAAAAGATTAGCCGGACTACTGACGCGTCTGCCCATCTTTCCGCTCGTAGCGCCTGCGCCAACGCCGGGTAGCCGACGTGGGTAA
- the mnmE gene encoding tRNA uridine-5-carboxymethylaminomethyl(34) synthesis GTPase MnmE produces MTVFQLEPIAALATAPGIGAIAVLRVSGEGAIEITNRIFRGKDLTQQPSHTAHFGTLRTSEEGIIDEVLVTVFRAPKSFTKEDVVEISCHGSEFIIQQILRRLTQEGVRLARPGEFTQRAFLNGQFDLVQAEAVADLIASDSDASHRAALTQLRGGFSKQLKALRQQLIDFVALVELELDFGEEDVEFAHRDRLRQLMLDIRRVLHPLIDSFSAGNVIKNGVPTVIVGKPNAGKSTLLNALLNEEKAIVSDIPGTTRDVIEDELFINGIRFRLIDTAGLRQATDQIEAIGIERTQQKMRDAALVIYLFDGKNATPDELTAALSEVRESGKPYLLVGNKLDAITDDKRQALEDAAGEKIVWISAAQQTHLDELKMALSTRVRTDAAVQTGSAVVTNARHYEHLTGTDEALARAINGLDSGVTPDWLAMDLRVALQHLGELTGEITTDDLLDSIFSKFCIGK; encoded by the coding sequence ATGACCGTATTTCAATTAGAACCCATTGCGGCTCTGGCGACAGCGCCGGGCATTGGTGCCATTGCCGTCCTTCGGGTATCGGGCGAGGGGGCCATCGAGATTACCAATCGAATTTTTCGCGGCAAAGACCTGACACAGCAGCCGAGCCACACGGCACACTTTGGCACGCTACGTACCAGCGAAGAGGGTATTATCGACGAAGTGCTGGTAACGGTGTTCCGGGCACCTAAGTCTTTCACGAAAGAGGATGTAGTGGAAATATCCTGCCACGGTTCGGAATTCATTATCCAGCAGATTCTGCGTCGGCTGACCCAGGAAGGCGTCCGGCTGGCCCGTCCGGGTGAGTTTACGCAGCGGGCCTTTCTGAACGGGCAGTTTGATCTGGTCCAGGCCGAAGCTGTCGCCGACCTGATTGCGTCGGATTCAGACGCCAGTCACCGGGCTGCTCTAACCCAGCTACGGGGTGGTTTCTCGAAACAACTGAAAGCGTTACGTCAACAGCTCATTGATTTTGTCGCGCTGGTAGAGCTGGAGTTGGATTTTGGTGAGGAAGACGTTGAGTTTGCCCACCGCGATCGACTGCGGCAACTGATGCTCGACATTCGGCGGGTGCTGCATCCCCTGATCGATTCCTTCTCGGCAGGAAATGTCATCAAAAATGGCGTACCAACCGTTATCGTTGGTAAACCTAACGCCGGTAAATCGACCCTGTTGAATGCCTTATTGAACGAAGAAAAAGCCATTGTCTCCGACATTCCCGGTACAACCCGCGACGTGATCGAAGATGAACTGTTTATCAACGGCATTCGCTTCCGACTGATTGATACGGCCGGTCTGCGCCAGGCGACTGATCAGATTGAAGCGATTGGTATTGAGCGCACGCAGCAGAAAATGCGGGATGCCGCCCTGGTCATTTATCTGTTCGACGGCAAAAACGCTACGCCCGATGAATTAACAGCGGCACTTAGCGAAGTTCGCGAATCGGGTAAGCCATACCTGTTGGTTGGCAATAAACTCGACGCGATAACCGACGACAAACGGCAGGCGTTGGAAGATGCCGCTGGTGAAAAGATCGTCTGGATTTCAGCCGCCCAACAAACGCACCTGGACGAACTGAAAATGGCCCTCTCGACCCGTGTCCGGACCGATGCCGCCGTGCAGACCGGCAGTGCTGTTGTCACAAATGCCCGCCACTACGAGCACCTGACCGGTACCGACGAAGCGCTGGCCCGCGCCATCAACGGCCTTGATTCCGGCGTTACCCCCGACTGGCTCGCCATGGATCTCCGCGTCGCCCTGCAACATCTTGGCGAGTTGACCGGCGAAATTACCACCGATGATCTGCTGGACTCAATCTTCAGTAAGTTCTGTATCGGAAAGTAA
- a CDS encoding type II toxin-antitoxin system VapC family toxin yields the protein MTIFADTNVVLDWLLDRTDTYADEATDLFLAAEEKRLTMYISSGCVYTIAYVLQKTGKRGQKLRDALNSFLTLLNVAGANRNTFITASQLTAITNLEDGFQYQIALETGTIQYFVTGNIKDFQSVDQSNLPVVTPTEMIRLLAQ from the coding sequence ATGACCATCTTTGCGGATACAAATGTCGTGCTCGACTGGCTCCTGGACCGAACTGATACCTACGCTGACGAAGCTACCGATCTCTTTCTGGCCGCCGAGGAAAAACGGCTTACTATGTATATCTCCAGTGGTTGCGTCTACACGATAGCCTATGTCTTGCAAAAAACAGGCAAACGAGGACAGAAACTGCGTGACGCGCTGAACAGCTTCCTGACTTTATTAAACGTAGCCGGTGCTAACAGAAATACGTTTATTACCGCCAGCCAACTAACAGCAATCACTAATCTGGAAGACGGTTTCCAGTACCAGATTGCCCTGGAAACCGGCACCATTCAATATTTCGTCACGGGAAACATAAAGGATTTCCAATCAGTCGATCAGAGCAATTTGCCGGTGGTTACGCCTACGGAGATGATCAGATTATTAGCGCAATAG
- a CDS encoding DUF6364 family protein — protein sequence MGKVKLTLTVDERVVSHAKLLARQQRKSLSAMIEQLLSLDDSSQPDTASTIPTALRLRGIAKGTLSKKTDKQIWEMMYKDRYGL from the coding sequence ATGGGTAAAGTAAAACTCACCCTGACCGTTGATGAACGGGTGGTCAGCCATGCCAAACTTCTGGCCAGGCAACAGCGGAAATCATTGTCGGCCATGATCGAGCAACTGCTGTCTCTCGACGATAGTAGTCAGCCCGATACTGCCTCGACCATACCTACCGCGCTACGATTGCGGGGTATTGCCAAAGGCACACTCAGCAAAAAAACGGATAAGCAGATTTGGGAAATGATGTACAAAGACCGCTACGGCCTATGA
- a CDS encoding dienelactone hydrolase family protein gives MSDIKKEDIKQEVFVLYDDYAHNRIDRREFVQKLSTYAVGGLTVASLMSFLMPNYKDNIQVKTDDPRLKVETVTYQSPKGGGAIKGQLAMPADTKKKLGGIIVVHENRGLNPYIADVGRRAALAGFVSIAPDALSPLGGYPGNDDAGRELQSKRNRNDMLEDFIAAYDYLKSREDCTGKIGVVGFCFGGWISNMMAVRVPGLSAAVPFYGTQPATEDVPKINAPLLIHYGALDTRVNEGWPAYEAALKANKKEYTEYMYENANHGFHNDTTPRYDKAAAELAWRRTIDFFNAKLA, from the coding sequence ATGAGCGATATTAAGAAAGAAGACATCAAGCAGGAGGTATTCGTGCTGTACGACGATTACGCCCATAATCGGATCGACCGTCGTGAGTTCGTACAGAAACTATCGACCTATGCCGTGGGCGGCCTTACGGTGGCGTCGCTGATGAGTTTTCTGATGCCCAACTACAAGGATAATATTCAGGTCAAGACGGATGATCCCCGGTTGAAGGTAGAAACTGTTACGTATCAGTCGCCGAAGGGGGGCGGAGCAATCAAAGGGCAGTTAGCGATGCCAGCCGATACAAAAAAGAAACTCGGCGGGATCATCGTCGTCCACGAAAACCGGGGGCTGAACCCGTACATCGCCGATGTGGGTCGGCGGGCTGCGCTGGCCGGATTTGTGTCAATTGCCCCGGATGCGCTGTCTCCGCTGGGCGGTTATCCGGGAAACGACGATGCAGGCCGTGAGTTGCAGAGTAAACGTAACCGGAACGACATGCTCGAAGATTTTATCGCAGCCTACGATTATCTGAAAAGCCGTGAAGACTGTACCGGCAAAATTGGCGTTGTCGGCTTCTGCTTTGGCGGCTGGATTTCCAATATGATGGCTGTTCGTGTTCCCGGCTTGTCGGCAGCAGTTCCGTTTTATGGCACGCAACCGGCTACCGAAGACGTACCAAAGATCAACGCCCCGCTTTTGATTCACTACGGTGCCCTGGATACCCGCGTCAACGAGGGGTGGCCTGCTTACGAAGCCGCGCTAAAAGCGAATAAGAAAGAGTACACGGAATACATGTACGAGAATGCCAATCACGGCTTTCACAACGATACAACGCCCCGGTACGACAAGGCCGCTGCCGAACTGGCCTGGAGACGTACCATCGATTTTTTTAACGCAAAACTGGCGTAA
- a CDS encoding GH92 family glycosyl hydrolase: MTKISLTLLFQFFALLTFAQQNLVPYVHPLIGTEKMGHTFPGATVPFGAVQLSPDSDTLSYEFNGKYNGDVYKYCAGYKYEDKTIVGFSHTHFSGTGHSDLGDFLIMPTQGALQLNPGVASDPKSGYRSAFSHTNEVAEAGYYRVKLDDHNILAELTASNRVGFHQYTFPKSDQSHIILDLAHGIYNYDDKVVWTYVRVVNDTLITGYRQTNGWARTRTVYFALSFSKPFKSYGQKNLDKRQVYRGFWGKFDQTRNFPELAGKRLRMYFDFDTQEGEQVKVKMALSPVSQENALANMQAEVPHWNFDQVKTQAQASWNRELNKIQIDASDTDKINFYTSLYHAFVNPTTYMDVNGQYKGLDQGVHQADGFTNYTTFSLWDTYRALHPFFNLMQPSRNSDMVASMMKHYDQSTLKMLPIWSHYANDNWCMSGYHSVSVLADAIVKGVYKGDPQKALDACIATSNHRSYEGIGEYIDKGYIAATSNGTSVSNTLEYAYDDWCIAQLAKKLNRMDVFDTYQKRAQNWQNVFDKSIGFMRPRLADGSYKKEFDTYSTHGQGFIEGNSWNFSFFVPQDPATLMQYMGGPKKFATRLDTLFAMNLPDKFFAETEDISREGIIGGYIHGNEPAHHVAYLYNWAGQPWKTQERVRMILNMQYKPTPDGLGGNDDCGQMSAWYMFSSMGFYPVSPGSDEYSLGSPSVKSARLNLENGKTFEVEAINQSDKNVYVQKVLLNGKPLTKPVITHADITNGGKLTFYMSAKPAKK; encoded by the coding sequence ATGACAAAAATTAGTCTTACCCTCCTCTTTCAGTTCTTCGCTCTTCTCACATTTGCCCAGCAGAATCTGGTTCCCTACGTTCATCCGCTGATTGGTACCGAAAAAATGGGCCACACCTTTCCGGGGGCTACCGTGCCGTTTGGGGCGGTTCAGCTGAGTCCGGATTCGGATACGCTCTCGTACGAATTCAACGGGAAATACAACGGCGATGTCTACAAATACTGCGCAGGCTACAAATACGAAGACAAAACGATTGTCGGGTTCAGTCACACGCACTTCAGCGGAACAGGCCACTCCGATCTGGGTGATTTCCTGATCATGCCCACCCAGGGTGCGCTGCAGCTGAATCCGGGCGTAGCGTCTGATCCCAAAAGCGGTTACCGCTCGGCGTTTTCGCACACGAATGAAGTCGCTGAGGCTGGGTACTACAGAGTGAAACTCGACGATCATAATATCCTGGCCGAACTGACGGCTTCGAACCGCGTCGGCTTTCACCAGTATACGTTCCCCAAATCGGATCAGTCGCATATCATTCTGGATCTGGCGCACGGCATCTACAACTACGACGACAAAGTTGTCTGGACGTACGTGCGGGTTGTGAACGATACATTGATTACAGGCTACCGGCAAACCAACGGCTGGGCGCGTACCCGGACGGTGTATTTCGCGCTGTCGTTCTCGAAACCGTTCAAGTCGTACGGGCAGAAAAACCTGGACAAGCGTCAGGTGTACCGGGGCTTCTGGGGCAAATTTGATCAGACCCGCAACTTCCCCGAACTGGCAGGCAAGCGGCTACGCATGTACTTCGACTTCGATACGCAGGAGGGGGAACAGGTAAAAGTGAAAATGGCCCTGTCGCCCGTGAGTCAGGAAAACGCGCTGGCGAATATGCAGGCGGAGGTACCGCACTGGAATTTTGATCAGGTGAAAACCCAGGCGCAGGCAAGCTGGAACCGGGAACTGAACAAGATTCAGATCGACGCGTCCGATACCGATAAAATCAATTTCTACACGTCGCTGTACCACGCTTTTGTCAACCCGACGACCTATATGGACGTCAACGGGCAGTACAAAGGGCTGGATCAGGGCGTTCATCAGGCCGACGGTTTCACGAATTACACGACCTTTTCGCTCTGGGATACATACCGGGCGCTGCACCCGTTCTTTAACCTGATGCAGCCGTCGCGCAACAGCGATATGGTCGCGTCGATGATGAAACACTACGACCAGAGTACGCTGAAAATGCTGCCGATCTGGTCGCATTACGCCAACGACAACTGGTGCATGAGTGGCTACCACAGCGTATCGGTGCTGGCCGATGCCATCGTCAAAGGTGTCTACAAAGGCGATCCGCAGAAGGCGCTCGATGCCTGCATCGCTACGTCCAACCACCGCAGTTACGAAGGCATCGGGGAGTATATCGACAAAGGGTACATTGCTGCTACGTCTAACGGTACGTCGGTGTCGAACACGCTGGAATACGCGTACGATGACTGGTGCATCGCTCAACTGGCGAAGAAACTGAACCGGATGGACGTGTTTGACACCTACCAGAAACGCGCGCAGAACTGGCAGAATGTGTTTGATAAATCGATCGGTTTCATGCGCCCCCGTCTGGCTGATGGCTCGTACAAAAAAGAGTTTGATACGTACAGCACCCACGGGCAGGGGTTCATTGAGGGGAACTCCTGGAATTTCAGCTTCTTCGTGCCGCAGGATCCGGCCACGCTGATGCAGTACATGGGTGGACCAAAGAAGTTTGCAACCCGACTCGATACGTTGTTCGCGATGAATCTGCCGGATAAGTTCTTCGCCGAAACCGAAGATATTTCCCGCGAGGGAATCATTGGCGGCTACATTCACGGCAACGAACCGGCGCACCACGTAGCGTATCTCTATAACTGGGCTGGCCAACCCTGGAAAACGCAGGAGCGGGTGCGGATGATCCTGAACATGCAGTACAAACCAACCCCTGACGGCCTGGGCGGTAACGACGACTGCGGTCAGATGAGCGCCTGGTACATGTTCTCATCGATGGGTTTCTATCCCGTATCTCCCGGCTCGGATGAGTATTCGCTGGGTAGCCCATCCGTAAAGAGTGCCCGGCTGAATCTGGAAAACGGTAAGACGTTCGAGGTTGAAGCCATTAATCAAAGCGATAAGAACGTGTACGTGCAAAAGGTACTCCTCAACGGCAAGCCGCTAACCAAACCGGTCATCACCCACGCCGATATTACAAACGGCGGCAAACTGACGTTTTACATGAGCGCTAAGCCTGCGAAGAAGTAA
- a CDS encoding SNF2-related protein: MPSFTPYHAKYLAFELSKRSAADNLQKLASTLVDAQVDLNPHQVEAALFAFRSPLSKGAILADEVGLGKTIEAGLVISQKWAERKRKILVITPANLRKQWSQELMDKFFLPSTILEAKSFNDAIKARNLNPFDSSVVVLCSYQFASTKEAYVESINWDLVVIDEAHRLRNVYKSGSRIARSIKQSLTNAPKVLLTATPLQNSLLELYGLVSIIDDYTFGDLKSFKSQYSRVNGATDEAVFSELKERLKPVCKRTLRRQVLEYIRYTNRIALVEEFYPTSEEQQLYDLVSEYLQQDNLYALPASQRKLMTLILRRLLASSTYAISGTLGALVHKLEHIVETHTAEGTDDVLAESYEGYDELKDEWTDEEDGTEPPTFNEQDIAYIQTEIQALKRFEELAKSIQKNSKGEKLFTALQNGFDHLARLGAPRKAIIFTESTRTQEYLRSLLEANGHAGRVVLFNGANTDATSRRIYQQWLDRHRDTDRITGSRTADMRAALVEFFREEATIMIATEAAAEGINLQFCSLIINYDLPWNPQRIEQRIGRCHRYGQKYDVVVVNFLNKANAADQRVYQLLNEKFTLFNGVFGASDEVLGSIESGIDFEKRIAQIYQDCRTPAQIESAFNALQAELEGQISEAMQQTRRQLLENFDEEVHEKLRINLLESKEYLSRYETYLWNLTRYCLADHAHFADDAYAFNLQHNPFADVAVPLGAYRIGKNITDSHVYRVGHPLAQRILDHCRSFVLPVSALHFDYAGSPKRISALEPLLGQGGWLMARGLTVNAFEAEDHVLLAGLTDDGTALDPEQCHRLFSLTATQDKQAVVIPPVTQTLLSDTLIRQQNALLSEIGTRNEADFMLELDKLDKWGEDRRNSLKMALRDLDEQLKEIKKQIRLAPNLPEKLKLERERRRLDTERDAAWRQYDDAAKEIDRNKDQLIDEIEKKITQHVQEETLFCIRWQLN; encoded by the coding sequence ATGCCTTCTTTTACCCCTTACCATGCTAAATACCTTGCCTTTGAGCTTAGCAAGCGTAGTGCAGCAGATAATCTACAAAAATTAGCTTCAACATTAGTTGATGCGCAGGTTGACCTTAATCCGCATCAAGTCGAGGCTGCGTTGTTTGCCTTTCGTTCGCCACTGTCGAAAGGGGCTATTCTGGCCGATGAAGTAGGTTTGGGTAAAACCATTGAAGCTGGGTTGGTGATTTCTCAGAAATGGGCCGAACGTAAACGCAAAATTCTCGTCATTACGCCCGCCAACCTACGTAAGCAGTGGAGTCAGGAATTAATGGATAAGTTCTTCCTGCCATCGACCATTTTGGAGGCTAAATCCTTTAATGATGCCATCAAGGCCAGAAACCTGAATCCATTCGATTCCTCGGTAGTAGTGCTGTGCTCGTACCAGTTTGCTTCAACTAAAGAGGCTTACGTCGAGTCGATCAATTGGGATCTGGTTGTTATCGACGAAGCACACCGGTTACGTAACGTGTATAAGTCTGGTAGCCGGATTGCCAGGTCTATTAAACAATCGCTGACTAATGCGCCGAAGGTATTACTCACGGCTACGCCCCTGCAAAACAGCCTACTGGAACTTTATGGGTTGGTCAGCATTATCGACGATTATACCTTCGGGGACCTGAAAAGCTTTAAGTCACAATACAGCCGGGTGAATGGCGCAACGGATGAAGCTGTCTTTAGTGAACTGAAAGAGCGCTTGAAGCCAGTATGCAAACGAACGCTTCGTCGGCAGGTGCTCGAATATATTCGCTATACCAATCGCATTGCACTGGTTGAGGAGTTCTATCCCACATCAGAAGAGCAGCAACTTTACGATTTAGTATCAGAGTATTTGCAGCAGGATAATTTGTACGCCCTGCCTGCCAGTCAGCGTAAACTCATGACGCTGATTCTACGTCGGCTGTTGGCCTCGTCAACCTACGCTATTTCAGGTACGCTTGGTGCGTTAGTGCATAAACTGGAACATATTGTCGAAACACACACAGCCGAAGGTACAGACGACGTGCTGGCTGAAAGTTACGAAGGGTACGACGAACTAAAAGACGAGTGGACGGACGAAGAAGATGGTACGGAGCCACCTACCTTCAACGAGCAGGACATTGCGTATATCCAGACTGAAATTCAGGCGCTGAAACGCTTTGAGGAATTGGCTAAGTCAATACAAAAAAACTCAAAAGGTGAAAAGCTGTTCACGGCCCTGCAAAACGGTTTCGATCACTTAGCGAGACTTGGCGCTCCACGCAAGGCCATCATTTTTACCGAAAGTACCCGTACTCAGGAATACTTGCGATCATTACTGGAGGCTAACGGCCATGCCGGACGAGTTGTGTTGTTCAACGGAGCCAACACGGATGCAACATCACGCCGGATTTATCAACAATGGCTCGATCGACATCGTGATACAGATCGTATTACCGGGTCGCGGACGGCCGATATGCGGGCGGCACTCGTCGAGTTCTTTCGCGAGGAAGCCACCATTATGATCGCGACCGAAGCAGCAGCCGAAGGTATTAATCTTCAATTCTGTTCGCTGATTATCAATTATGACCTGCCCTGGAATCCACAACGTATCGAACAACGTATTGGGCGTTGCCACCGCTACGGTCAGAAATATGACGTTGTGGTGGTCAACTTTCTGAACAAGGCGAATGCGGCCGATCAGCGGGTGTATCAACTGTTAAATGAGAAGTTCACCCTGTTCAACGGGGTCTTTGGGGCTAGTGACGAAGTGCTGGGAAGTATTGAAAGCGGCATTGATTTCGAGAAACGTATTGCGCAGATCTATCAGGACTGCCGCACACCCGCTCAGATTGAATCGGCGTTCAACGCGTTGCAAGCCGAGTTGGAAGGACAAATTTCGGAGGCTATGCAGCAAACCCGGCGACAATTGCTCGAAAACTTCGACGAAGAGGTTCATGAGAAACTGCGAATCAATCTGCTGGAAAGTAAAGAGTACCTTTCTCGCTACGAAACCTACCTCTGGAACCTAACACGCTATTGCCTGGCCGACCATGCGCATTTTGCCGACGATGCCTATGCTTTCAATCTACAACACAACCCCTTCGCTGACGTAGCGGTGCCGCTAGGTGCATACCGCATTGGCAAAAACATTACCGACTCGCATGTGTACCGCGTTGGGCATCCGTTGGCGCAACGGATTCTGGACCACTGCCGGTCGTTTGTGTTGCCTGTATCTGCGCTTCACTTTGACTATGCGGGTTCGCCTAAACGGATTTCGGCGCTGGAGCCGCTGCTGGGGCAGGGCGGTTGGTTGATGGCTCGCGGGCTGACCGTGAATGCATTTGAAGCGGAAGACCATGTTCTGCTGGCGGGCCTGACCGACGATGGTACGGCCCTTGACCCGGAGCAATGCCACCGCCTGTTTTCCCTAACTGCTACTCAGGACAAACAAGCTGTTGTCATCCCACCAGTCACACAAACACTGCTTTCTGATACCCTGATTCGGCAGCAAAACGCGCTGCTCAGCGAAATTGGCACCCGCAATGAAGCGGATTTTATGCTGGAATTGGACAAGCTTGATAAATGGGGCGAAGACCGGCGAAATTCGCTTAAAATGGCGTTACGTGATCTCGATGAGCAACTGAAGGAAATTAAAAAACAGATTCGGCTGGCACCCAACCTGCCCGAAAAACTTAAGCTGGAACGCGAACGCCGTCGGCTGGATACCGAACGCGACGCAGCCTGGCGACAGTACGACGACGCAGCTAAAGAAATTGACCGTAACAAAGATCAATTGATTGACGAAATTGAGAAAAAAATAACCCAGCATGTACAGGAAGAAACCCTGTTTTGTATTCGCTGGCAACTGAACTAA